The following proteins are co-located in the Bradyrhizobium sp. AZCC 2176 genome:
- a CDS encoding HlyD family secretion protein, producing the protein MTSSRMTAILAALALAVVLTGCKDGKDPGFQGWVEADMIFVSPDESGRVTKLNVREGDEVKPGMQLYTVDDDLQQADLNQNKATLANAQQTYDRAASLSKTGSGTQANLDSATSALRVAEARVNTSQTRLARRSGFAPVGGTIQQIYFREGEMVQAQRPVLSIMPPGNMKLRFFVPEAELPKLAIGDEVKVTCDNCAADLTAKIYFIATTAEYTPPVIYSLDERNKLVYLIQARPSRPDVLRVGQPISVFLNPRTPVADKR; encoded by the coding sequence ATGACTTCGTCGCGAATGACGGCAATCCTGGCCGCGCTGGCGCTGGCCGTCGTGCTTACCGGTTGCAAGGATGGCAAGGACCCGGGCTTCCAGGGCTGGGTCGAGGCCGACATGATCTTCGTCAGCCCGGATGAAAGCGGGCGCGTGACCAAACTCAACGTGCGCGAGGGCGACGAGGTGAAGCCCGGCATGCAACTCTATACCGTCGACGACGATTTGCAGCAGGCCGATCTCAATCAGAACAAGGCGACACTCGCCAATGCGCAGCAGACCTATGACCGCGCGGCGTCGTTGAGCAAGACCGGCTCCGGTACGCAGGCCAACCTCGATTCGGCAACCTCGGCGTTGCGCGTCGCGGAAGCGCGCGTCAATACTTCCCAGACCCGGCTGGCGCGGCGGAGCGGCTTTGCACCGGTCGGCGGCACCATCCAGCAGATCTATTTTCGCGAGGGCGAAATGGTGCAGGCGCAACGCCCGGTGTTGTCGATCATGCCGCCCGGCAACATGAAGCTGCGCTTCTTCGTGCCGGAGGCGGAATTGCCAAAGCTTGCGATCGGCGACGAGGTGAAGGTGACCTGCGACAATTGCGCGGCCGACCTCACGGCAAAGATCTATTTCATCGCGACCACGGCGGAATACACCCCGCCGGTGATCTACAGCCTCGATGAGCGCAACAAGCTGGTCTATTTGATCCAGGCGCGGCCGAGCCGGCCGGACGTGCTGCGCGTCGGCCAGCCGATCAGCGTGTTCCTCAATCCTCGAACGCCGGTAGCGGACAAGCGATGA
- a CDS encoding TetR/AcrR family transcriptional regulator, giving the protein MALAAPAPPEPASKPVSNRAERAAERRGAIIEAAMDEFIARGFAATRLDDVAKRAGVAKGTIYLHFKDKESMFEELIRTAIVPMINRIWGTPPQPGASVRDMVEGFAKTFIEEVATTRRGDLVRLIVAEGPRFPEVADFYYREVVSRGLAGMRALIELGIARGEIQHKNLARFPQIMVAPALIAVIWQSLFSRHAPLDALEMFRVHLDLIFGERRTT; this is encoded by the coding sequence ATGGCATTGGCCGCTCCGGCGCCGCCCGAGCCCGCCTCCAAGCCCGTCTCCAACCGCGCCGAACGAGCGGCCGAGCGGCGCGGGGCCATCATCGAGGCGGCGATGGACGAGTTCATTGCGCGCGGGTTTGCGGCGACGCGGCTTGATGACGTCGCCAAGCGCGCCGGCGTCGCCAAGGGCACGATCTATCTGCACTTCAAGGACAAGGAATCGATGTTCGAGGAGCTGATCCGGACCGCCATCGTGCCGATGATCAACCGTATCTGGGGCACGCCACCTCAGCCCGGGGCGTCGGTGCGCGACATGGTGGAGGGGTTTGCCAAAACCTTCATCGAGGAGGTGGCGACCACGCGGCGCGGCGACCTCGTGCGGCTGATCGTCGCCGAAGGCCCGCGATTTCCGGAAGTTGCCGACTTCTATTACCGCGAAGTGGTGTCGCGAGGCCTCGCTGGCATGCGCGCGCTGATCGAACTCGGCATCGCGCGCGGCGAAATCCAGCACAAGAATCTGGCGCGGTTTCCGCAAATCATGGTGGCGCCCGCGCTGATCGCCGTGATCTGGCAGAGCCTCTTCAGCAGACATGCGCCACTAGACGCCCTCGAAATGTTTCGGGTGCATCTCGATCTGATTTTTGGCGAACGGAGGACGACATGA
- a CDS encoding nuclear transport factor 2 family protein encodes MDIRAKLIELCDAFNAHDLDRIMSFFADDCVLEMPRGNKPYGSRFEGKQTVRQGLAARFEGLPDVHYGNAEHFVDSESQTGISKWCLTGTARDGKKLEVWGCDFYSFRNGKVVRKDSYWKLVE; translated from the coding sequence ATGGATATTCGAGCCAAGCTAATAGAGCTATGTGATGCGTTTAACGCGCACGATCTGGATCGGATCATGAGTTTCTTTGCCGATGATTGCGTTTTGGAGATGCCAAGGGGGAATAAGCCGTATGGCTCCCGGTTTGAGGGCAAGCAGACGGTGCGGCAAGGGCTGGCTGCGCGCTTTGAAGGCCTGCCCGACGTCCACTACGGGAACGCTGAGCATTTTGTGGATTCGGAATCTCAAACCGGCATTTCGAAATGGTGCCTCACCGGCACTGCTCGGGATGGCAAGAAGCTGGAAGTCTGGGGTTGCGACTTCTACAGCTTCCGCAACGGCAAAGTGGTTCGAAAAGATTCATATTGGAAACTCGTCGAGTGA
- a CDS encoding cyclase family protein: MKAFTLGVAITLALCGAAYAQAPSWTVPAESQRCPSKWGAADERGSANHQKPAAVMNAAKLIKTGEVIELAHVLGPSMAFFGTRRFDMHTKRTFMNQFSNMRGSNEEIIITELGQVGTQFDGFAHQTHLNSWYNCQKVDENTDRTGFRKFGIHNVGALFTRGVLIDVAGFKGVEMLGDNYEITVDDLEGALKKQNLTLQPGDAVIIHTGWGKLYGKDNPRYVKSCPGIGVPAALWLAAKDPMLLGADNWPVEVAPNPDKQLSLPVHQVALVVNGIHLLENLKLDELAQKGVGEFAFIMQPLKIEGGTGSTVSPIAVR; encoded by the coding sequence ATGAAAGCATTCACGTTGGGTGTGGCGATCACGCTTGCGCTTTGCGGCGCCGCCTACGCGCAAGCACCAAGCTGGACCGTCCCCGCTGAAAGCCAGCGCTGTCCGTCGAAATGGGGCGCAGCCGACGAGCGCGGTTCGGCCAACCACCAGAAGCCTGCGGCGGTGATGAACGCCGCAAAATTGATCAAGACCGGCGAGGTGATCGAGCTCGCGCACGTGCTCGGCCCCAGCATGGCGTTCTTCGGGACACGGCGCTTCGACATGCACACCAAGCGCACGTTCATGAACCAATTCTCCAACATGCGCGGCTCGAACGAAGAGATCATCATCACCGAGCTCGGCCAGGTCGGCACCCAGTTCGACGGCTTTGCGCACCAGACCCATCTCAACAGCTGGTACAATTGCCAGAAGGTCGACGAGAACACCGATCGCACTGGCTTCAGGAAGTTCGGCATCCACAATGTGGGCGCGCTGTTCACGCGCGGCGTCCTGATCGACGTCGCGGGCTTCAAGGGCGTCGAGATGCTGGGCGACAATTACGAAATCACCGTGGACGACCTCGAGGGCGCGCTGAAGAAGCAGAACCTGACGCTGCAGCCCGGCGATGCTGTCATCATCCATACCGGCTGGGGCAAGCTTTACGGCAAGGACAACCCCCGCTACGTGAAATCCTGTCCGGGCATCGGCGTGCCGGCTGCGCTCTGGCTTGCCGCAAAGGACCCGATGCTGCTCGGCGCCGACAACTGGCCGGTCGAGGTCGCGCCCAACCCCGACAAGCAATTATCGCTTCCGGTGCACCAGGTCGCGCTTGTGGTGAACGGCATCCACCTGCTGGAGAACCTCAAGCTCGATGAACTCGCGCAGAAGGGCGTCGGAGAGTTCGCCTTCATAATGCAGCCGCTCAAGATTGAGGGCGGTACCGGCTCCACCGTTTCGCCGATCGCCGTGCGATAG
- a CDS encoding sulfite oxidase: MMRETGGNSADGNKFDTSRRRFLGSSGLAAIGVVMGGVLPLSRNGGAIPQAYAQPAPAAAPPSAAAPAPDKGPQYLKYPGKNEGLVVLGERPLVAETPESLLDDDTTPIEKFYIRNNGQIPEEAKDPDAWKITIDGEVNNKVEITLGELKSKYKAVTRRMVLECGGNGRSGFSPPARGNQWTNGGAGCAEWTGVPLADLLKKAGLKPSAKYTAHYAADLHLSGDPGKPSLSRGVRLEKAMDPNTMIVWAMNGKPLPNIHGGPVRLIVPGWTGSASQKWLTRITIRDREHDGPGMTEFSYRLAIKPMVPGGKADPANFRILESMPVRSIITSPANGAKFAAGTKELKLRGASWAGDLTVKQVDISTDFGASWQRTTLEKPKNKYDWQRWTATVKLPTDGYFEIWARATDSKGAMQPHQAGFWNPQGYGGNAMHRIAVLVG, translated from the coding sequence ATGATGCGGGAAACCGGAGGCAATTCGGCTGACGGCAACAAGTTCGACACCAGCCGGCGCAGATTTTTGGGCAGTTCAGGTCTGGCGGCGATCGGGGTTGTCATGGGCGGCGTTCTGCCGCTGTCGCGCAACGGCGGCGCCATTCCGCAGGCCTACGCGCAGCCCGCTCCGGCCGCTGCGCCCCCGTCCGCCGCCGCGCCAGCTCCGGACAAGGGACCGCAATACCTGAAATATCCCGGCAAAAACGAGGGCCTCGTCGTGCTCGGCGAGCGGCCACTGGTGGCCGAGACGCCGGAAAGCCTGCTCGACGACGACACCACGCCGATCGAGAAGTTCTACATCCGCAACAACGGGCAGATCCCCGAAGAGGCGAAGGATCCCGATGCCTGGAAGATCACCATCGATGGCGAGGTCAACAACAAGGTCGAGATCACGCTCGGCGAATTGAAATCGAAATACAAGGCCGTGACGCGGCGCATGGTGCTGGAATGCGGCGGCAACGGCCGCTCGGGATTCTCGCCGCCGGCGCGCGGCAACCAGTGGACCAACGGCGGGGCAGGGTGCGCGGAGTGGACCGGCGTGCCGCTCGCTGATCTGCTCAAGAAGGCCGGCTTGAAACCCAGCGCGAAATACACCGCGCATTATGCGGCCGATCTGCATCTGTCGGGCGACCCCGGCAAGCCGAGCCTTTCGCGCGGCGTGCGGCTTGAGAAGGCGATGGACCCCAACACGATGATCGTGTGGGCGATGAACGGCAAGCCGCTGCCGAATATCCATGGCGGGCCGGTGCGCCTGATCGTGCCGGGCTGGACCGGCTCGGCCTCGCAGAAATGGCTGACGCGCATCACCATCCGCGACCGCGAGCATGACGGCCCCGGCATGACTGAGTTTTCCTATCGGCTTGCCATCAAGCCGATGGTGCCCGGCGGCAAGGCCGATCCGGCGAATTTCCGTATTCTCGAGTCGATGCCGGTGCGTTCGATCATCACTAGTCCTGCGAACGGCGCCAAGTTCGCGGCCGGCACCAAGGAATTGAAACTGCGCGGTGCCTCCTGGGCCGGCGATCTCACCGTCAAGCAGGTGGACATCTCGACCGATTTCGGCGCGAGCTGGCAGCGCACGACGCTGGAAAAGCCGAAGAACAAATATGACTGGCAGCGCTGGACCGCGACCGTCAAGCTGCCGACCGACGGCTATTTCGAAATCTGGGCGCGCGCCACCGATTCAAAAGGCGCGATGCAGCCGCATCAGGCCGGCTTCTGGAATCCACAAGGCTATGGCGGTAACGCCATGCACCGGATCGCCGTGCTGGTCGGATGA
- a CDS encoding TRAP transporter substrate-binding protein: MKRRTFLKGGAVVGATTLVAAPAIAQAAPEIKWRLSSSFPKSLDTIFGTAQTFAKYVADATDNKFQIQTFSAGEIVPGLQALDAVSNATVEMAQTPLYFYIGKEPALTYATGAPFGMNHRHQHSWWSFGGGAELCNEALKPFRTHAILCGNSGTQMGGWFRKEIKTVDDLKGLKFRIAGMGGHVLAKLGVVPQQIAGGDVYPALEKGTIDAAEFVGPYDDEKLGFYKVAKYYYFPGWWEGGAMLHMIVNEEKWNGLPRQYQAVLNQAGSAAGAWMIEKYDSVNPAALKRLVAGGAELRAFPQPVMEACYKATQDHLNEIAEKSALFKKTKESHDAYMKEVLFYTQIAENYYDNFLLSKMRKG; encoded by the coding sequence ATGAAACGCCGTACGTTCCTCAAAGGCGGCGCTGTGGTCGGCGCGACGACGCTGGTTGCGGCGCCTGCGATCGCGCAAGCAGCACCTGAGATCAAGTGGCGGCTGAGTTCGAGCTTTCCAAAGTCGCTCGATACCATCTTCGGCACCGCGCAGACCTTTGCGAAATACGTAGCTGACGCCACCGACAACAAGTTTCAGATCCAGACCTTTTCGGCAGGCGAGATCGTGCCCGGCCTGCAGGCGCTCGATGCCGTGAGCAACGCGACCGTCGAGATGGCGCAGACGCCGCTCTATTTCTACATCGGCAAGGAGCCGGCGCTTACCTATGCGACGGGCGCGCCGTTCGGCATGAACCATCGCCATCAGCATTCCTGGTGGTCGTTCGGCGGCGGCGCCGAACTCTGCAACGAGGCGCTGAAACCTTTCAGGACGCACGCCATCCTGTGCGGCAACTCCGGCACGCAAATGGGCGGCTGGTTCCGCAAGGAGATCAAGACGGTCGACGATCTCAAGGGCCTCAAGTTCCGCATCGCGGGCATGGGCGGCCATGTGCTCGCCAAGCTCGGCGTCGTGCCGCAGCAGATCGCGGGCGGTGATGTATATCCAGCGCTCGAGAAGGGGACGATCGATGCGGCGGAGTTCGTCGGTCCCTATGACGACGAGAAGCTCGGCTTCTACAAGGTGGCGAAGTACTACTACTTCCCCGGCTGGTGGGAAGGCGGCGCCATGCTGCACATGATCGTAAACGAAGAGAAGTGGAATGGGCTTCCCAGGCAATACCAGGCGGTCCTCAACCAGGCCGGTTCGGCTGCCGGCGCGTGGATGATCGAAAAATATGACAGCGTCAATCCGGCCGCCCTGAAGCGGCTCGTTGCCGGCGGAGCGGAGCTGCGCGCGTTCCCGCAACCGGTCATGGAGGCCTGCTACAAGGCAACCCAGGACCATCTGAACGAGATTGCCGAGAAGAGCGCGCTGTTCAAGAAGACCAAAGAGAGCCACGACGCCTACATGAAGGAGGTGCTGTTCTACACGCAGATCGCGGAAAACTATTACGACAACTTCCTGCTCAGCAAAATGCGCAAGGGCTGA
- a CDS encoding LysR family transcriptional regulator — MEWAGRIGRRLKLRDLHLLITVVQLGSMAKAAAELGVSQPAVSKGIADMEQTLGLRLLDRGRNGIEPTAYGRALVKRGLIVFDELKQGVEELEFLADPSVGSLRIGSTESIAAGMLPAIIERFWRDYPGVHLDVAQTVISTLHYRELRERSIDLLIGRIPTPFTDDDLEADVVYDDEVVVVAGRQSKWARARNVKLADLSGEPWILPPSDTMPGSLAVELFRAGGAEMPRAPVTTLSMHLCCRLVASGRFVATLPISILRFGGHDQALQRLPINLPKQPRPVGIVTLKNRTPSPVAKLFIACVHRVLARIPKA, encoded by the coding sequence ATGGAGTGGGCTGGTCGAATCGGGCGTCGCCTCAAGTTGCGCGACCTGCATCTGCTGATCACTGTCGTGCAACTGGGAAGCATGGCCAAGGCTGCGGCTGAGCTCGGGGTCTCACAACCCGCGGTGTCGAAGGGAATCGCGGACATGGAGCAGACGCTCGGCCTTCGCCTGCTCGATCGCGGACGAAACGGCATCGAGCCGACCGCCTATGGCCGCGCGCTGGTAAAACGCGGCTTGATCGTCTTCGATGAACTCAAGCAGGGCGTGGAGGAGCTTGAATTTCTCGCCGATCCATCGGTCGGAAGCCTGCGGATCGGCAGTACGGAGAGTATCGCAGCCGGAATGCTGCCGGCCATTATCGAACGCTTCTGGCGTGACTATCCCGGCGTTCACCTCGACGTGGCGCAAACCGTAATCAGCACATTGCACTATCGCGAGCTGCGCGAGCGGAGCATCGATCTTCTGATCGGCCGCATCCCGACGCCGTTCACCGATGACGATCTGGAAGCCGATGTCGTGTATGACGATGAGGTCGTTGTAGTGGCAGGGCGGCAAAGCAAATGGGCGCGTGCACGCAACGTCAAGCTCGCCGATCTCAGCGGTGAACCCTGGATTCTGCCGCCATCAGATACAATGCCCGGATCGCTCGCGGTCGAACTGTTTCGCGCCGGCGGCGCCGAGATGCCGCGCGCGCCCGTTACGACGCTCTCGATGCATTTGTGCTGCAGGCTGGTCGCAAGTGGACGGTTCGTCGCCACACTGCCGATCTCGATCCTGCGCTTTGGCGGCCATGACCAGGCCCTCCAGCGTCTGCCGATCAATTTGCCCAAACAGCCCCGCCCGGTCGGGATTGTGACCCTCAAAAATCGCACACCGAGCCCTGTCGCGAAGCTGTTTATCGCGTGCGTTCACCGGGTTCTGGCCCGGATACCGAAGGCATAG
- a CDS encoding Bug family tripartite tricarboxylate transporter substrate binding protein codes for MTGLATMRRTSKLAVAALALTAGLLLPTLAVAQAYPSRVVKIIVPFPAGGPLDATARLLADKLARSTKQPFVVENRPGGAGNLGTDAVAKAAADGYTLLLVLDTPLTVNPWLYTKLPFDPVRDFTPISTVASFSLSLVVHPSVPVNSVAEFVAYAKTRKEKPLLYGSGGGPGNPGHLAMEYFRLQAGFDAVHVPYKGNAEVVMGLVSGQIEAGFLATPGVLPSVRDGRLKALAVSSPRRTSIAPDVPTVAESGYSGFEVGFYQLMLAPAGIPESVRSMLERELQDIMQSAELQERLRVQALEPIASTSAETDALLKRVSAQWQTVIRTADIRIE; via the coding sequence GTGACCGGATTGGCTACCATGCGGCGCACTTCGAAGCTTGCTGTCGCTGCCCTCGCGTTGACCGCTGGGCTCCTGCTTCCGACCCTGGCTGTCGCTCAGGCCTATCCGTCCAGGGTCGTTAAAATCATTGTCCCCTTCCCGGCCGGCGGCCCACTCGACGCCACGGCACGCCTGCTCGCAGACAAACTCGCGAGGAGTACGAAGCAGCCGTTCGTGGTGGAGAACCGGCCGGGCGGCGCCGGCAATCTCGGGACCGATGCCGTCGCAAAGGCCGCGGCGGACGGATACACGCTGCTTCTCGTCCTTGATACGCCGCTCACGGTCAATCCGTGGCTCTACACCAAGCTCCCGTTCGACCCGGTGCGGGATTTCACGCCGATTTCGACGGTGGCCAGTTTTTCGCTCAGCCTGGTCGTGCATCCGTCGGTGCCGGTCAACTCGGTGGCGGAATTCGTCGCATACGCTAAAACACGCAAAGAGAAACCGCTGCTGTATGGCAGCGGCGGCGGACCCGGCAATCCGGGTCATCTCGCGATGGAGTACTTCCGCCTGCAGGCAGGTTTCGACGCCGTGCACGTGCCCTACAAAGGCAATGCCGAAGTCGTCATGGGCCTCGTGAGCGGACAGATTGAGGCCGGTTTCCTTGCGACCCCCGGCGTACTTCCCAGCGTGCGAGACGGTCGACTGAAGGCGCTTGCCGTCTCAAGTCCTCGACGGACCTCGATCGCACCTGACGTTCCGACGGTCGCGGAGAGCGGCTATTCCGGATTCGAGGTTGGGTTCTACCAGTTGATGCTTGCGCCTGCCGGCATTCCGGAGTCCGTCCGGTCCATGCTCGAGCGCGAGCTCCAGGACATCATGCAATCCGCCGAACTGCAGGAACGTCTCCGCGTGCAGGCACTGGAGCCGATCGCGAGCACAAGCGCAGAGACCGACGCTCTGCTCAAGCGCGTCAGCGCACAATGGCAGACTGTCATCAGGACGGCCGATATCCGGATCGAGTGA
- a CDS encoding MBL fold metallo-hydrolase: protein MKAKKKHTRARPAQTQIVMLGTGTPRPDPERSGPATAIVVKGKPYLVDFGPGVIRRAAAAYNKGITAFGPAAAALSTVFLTHLHVDHTAGYPDLILTPWVLGRTEPISVYGPRGLRAMTKHVLEAWKVDIDNRTNGIDRLPRAGCRVNVHEIVPGVIYSDSNIQVTAFPVRHGALAHAFGFRFETPDRIIVISGDTAPTPSLAKHCEGCDVLIHEAYSLQTYRSVPRKWQHYRRKYHTSSRELAALAARVKPRLLVLYHRANAGGAMTLADPETALLDEVRSRYDGRVVTAHDLDVF from the coding sequence ATGAAGGCGAAGAAAAAGCATACGCGCGCACGACCGGCGCAGACGCAGATCGTCATGCTCGGAACCGGGACCCCGCGACCCGATCCCGAAAGGTCGGGCCCTGCGACGGCCATTGTGGTGAAAGGGAAACCCTATCTCGTCGACTTCGGGCCCGGTGTCATTCGCCGCGCCGCAGCCGCGTACAACAAGGGTATCACGGCATTCGGACCGGCCGCCGCCGCGCTCTCGACGGTCTTTCTCACCCACCTGCATGTCGACCATACCGCCGGCTATCCGGACCTGATCCTGACGCCATGGGTTCTCGGCCGCACAGAGCCGATCAGCGTTTACGGACCGCGCGGTCTCCGGGCCATGACAAAGCACGTGCTGGAAGCGTGGAAGGTCGATATCGACAACCGCACCAACGGCATCGACCGGTTGCCGCGCGCCGGTTGCCGCGTGAACGTGCATGAGATCGTGCCCGGCGTGATCTATTCAGACAGCAACATTCAAGTCACCGCCTTTCCGGTCCGGCACGGCGCGCTTGCACACGCATTCGGCTTTCGCTTCGAGACGCCCGACAGGATCATCGTCATTTCCGGCGATACGGCGCCGACACCCAGCCTCGCCAAGCATTGCGAGGGCTGCGATGTTCTGATCCACGAAGCCTATTCGCTGCAAACGTATCGAAGCGTGCCGCGCAAGTGGCAGCATTACCGGCGAAAATACCACACCTCGTCACGCGAACTTGCCGCGCTTGCCGCGCGCGTAAAACCTCGCCTGCTGGTGCTCTATCATCGCGCGAACGCCGGTGGCGCCATGACGCTGGCGGACCCGGAAACGGCTCTATTGGACGAGGTCCGGAGTCGCTATGATGGGCGAGTTGTTACGGCTCATGATCTTGACGTGTTCTGA
- a CDS encoding alpha/beta fold hydrolase has translation MTHRNFARAATVGALFVAGAIGTTAVADDVKRVSANGTELSYVEAGQGEPVIFVHGGLQDYRMWAGHLPKFAGRYRAIAYSRRNHFPNDVSPDGLPDAAADTHGEDLAAFVRALGLSRVRIVAHSSGAHAALFFATRYPDMLVSLALNEPPATGLLTGVLGVADTLKEWGGKQVAAREAAKAGDTLRAIPLFVDVVGGPGAYERRSDADKKMNLDNVASFQADATTKLPRPVFTCEMAKAISVPTLMSSGERSPKFFYLIMDQLEGCLPNRERIVIAGSSHTVPSESPEAYDQAVLAFLDKH, from the coding sequence ATGACGCATCGTAATTTTGCCCGTGCTGCAACCGTTGGAGCTCTGTTCGTTGCCGGAGCGATCGGCACCACGGCAGTCGCCGATGACGTCAAGCGGGTCTCCGCCAACGGCACCGAACTTTCCTACGTGGAGGCCGGCCAGGGCGAACCGGTCATCTTCGTTCACGGCGGCCTTCAGGACTATCGGATGTGGGCCGGGCATCTGCCGAAATTCGCCGGCCGTTATCGCGCCATAGCGTATAGCCGCCGCAACCATTTTCCCAACGATGTGAGCCCCGACGGTTTGCCGGATGCTGCCGCTGATACGCATGGCGAGGATCTCGCCGCATTCGTGCGCGCGCTTGGTCTATCCAGGGTGCGGATCGTGGCGCATTCGTCGGGAGCGCACGCCGCGCTCTTCTTCGCGACCAGGTACCCTGACATGCTCGTCAGTCTCGCGCTCAATGAGCCGCCGGCCACCGGGCTGTTGACTGGCGTGCTTGGTGTCGCAGACACGTTGAAGGAATGGGGCGGCAAGCAGGTGGCAGCAAGGGAGGCAGCCAAGGCCGGCGACACGCTGCGCGCCATACCTCTCTTCGTGGATGTCGTCGGCGGACCGGGCGCTTATGAGCGTCGTTCCGATGCCGACAAGAAAATGAATCTGGATAACGTGGCTTCCTTTCAGGCCGACGCGACAACGAAACTTCCGCGGCCCGTCTTTACCTGCGAGATGGCCAAGGCGATCAGCGTCCCGACGCTAATGTCCAGCGGGGAACGGAGCCCAAAATTCTTTTATCTGATCATGGATCAACTGGAGGGTTGCCTGCCAAACCGCGAGCGTATCGTCATTGCCGGAAGTTCGCACACCGTTCCGTCGGAAAGCCCGGAGGCTTACGACCAGGCTGTCCTTGCGTTCCTGGACAAGCATTGA
- a CDS encoding DUF2000 family protein has translation MQFDTKIAVVIRTDLEPWQKLNVASFLAGGIAAAFPECIGEPHGDASGTKYLSLIGQPILIYGADRPALSRALERALARGVTPAVYTEDMFKTTHDAANREVVKAVIRAELKLVGLAMRAERKVIDKIVDGLKFHS, from the coding sequence ATGCAATTCGACACCAAGATCGCGGTCGTGATCCGGACCGATCTCGAACCGTGGCAGAAGCTCAACGTCGCTTCCTTCCTCGCCGGCGGCATTGCGGCGGCGTTTCCCGAATGTATCGGCGAGCCCCATGGCGACGCATCCGGCACGAAATATCTCTCGCTGATCGGCCAGCCGATCCTGATCTACGGCGCCGACCGGCCAGCGCTCTCCCGCGCGCTCGAACGGGCGCTGGCACGAGGCGTTACGCCCGCGGTCTATACCGAAGACATGTTCAAGACCACGCATGACGCCGCCAACCGCGAAGTGGTAAAGGCCGTGATCCGCGCCGAACTCAAGCTGGTTGGGCTAGCAATGCGCGCCGAGCGCAAGGTGATTGACAAGATCGTCGACGGGCTGAAGTTTCACAGCTAG